A stretch of the Polyangiaceae bacterium genome encodes the following:
- a CDS encoding aminotransferase class III-fold pyridoxal phosphate-dependent enzyme yields the protein MDTQEMIDLCKRHTLYTWTATDAVNPLPIARAEGVYLYTPEGKRILDFNSQLMSVLIGHSHPKVVAAMKKAADGLIYVYPQTATEVRARYSKRLAELTPGNINTFYYTLGGAEANENAIRAAKQFTGRQKILTRYRAYHGGTNATMQLTGDPRRWANEPGMPGVVRVMDPTPYYYSFGKTEEEITANNLQYVEEVLMYEGPHTIAAMILETVTGTNGVLVPPKGYMQGLRALLKKHGILMICDEVMAGMGRTGKLYAFEHFDIVPDMVTMAKGLTSSYVPLGAMGVSDEIRDYFHKNVFWGGLTYNSHPYCLAVAEAVLDVMVGEGLVENAARMEKVVRREMDRLTAKHPSLKEGRVIGLFGMMDVQKNSRGDLIAPYNGSHPAMGKLAKFFEQEGLFTFVRWSSFTCNPPLTITEEQLMEGFAIVDKGLEITDEVFEG from the coding sequence ATGGACACCCAGGAGATGATCGACCTCTGCAAGCGCCACACGCTCTACACCTGGACTGCCACCGACGCCGTGAACCCGTTGCCCATCGCCCGAGCGGAGGGCGTGTACCTGTACACCCCCGAGGGCAAGCGCATCCTCGACTTCAACAGCCAGCTGATGAGCGTGCTCATCGGTCACAGCCACCCCAAGGTGGTCGCGGCGATGAAGAAGGCCGCCGACGGCTTGATCTACGTCTACCCGCAGACCGCCACCGAGGTGCGCGCGCGCTACAGCAAGCGCCTGGCGGAGCTCACCCCCGGCAACATCAACACCTTCTACTACACGCTGGGCGGAGCCGAAGCGAACGAGAACGCCATCCGCGCCGCCAAGCAGTTCACCGGCCGGCAGAAGATCCTGACGCGCTACCGCGCGTACCACGGCGGCACCAATGCCACGATGCAGCTCACCGGCGACCCGCGGCGCTGGGCCAACGAGCCCGGCATGCCCGGCGTGGTGCGCGTGATGGACCCGACGCCGTACTACTACAGCTTCGGCAAGACGGAGGAGGAGATCACCGCGAACAACCTCCAGTACGTGGAGGAGGTGCTCATGTACGAGGGGCCGCACACCATCGCGGCCATGATCCTGGAGACGGTCACCGGCACGAACGGCGTGCTCGTCCCGCCCAAGGGCTACATGCAGGGCCTGCGCGCGCTCCTGAAGAAGCACGGCATCCTGATGATCTGCGACGAGGTGATGGCGGGCATGGGGCGCACCGGCAAGCTCTACGCCTTCGAGCACTTCGACATCGTCCCGGACATGGTCACCATGGCGAAGGGCCTGACCAGCAGCTACGTGCCGCTCGGCGCCATGGGCGTGTCCGACGAGATCCGGGACTACTTCCACAAGAACGTGTTCTGGGGCGGCCTCACCTACAACTCGCACCCGTATTGCCTGGCCGTGGCGGAAGCGGTGCTCGACGTGATGGTCGGCGAGGGCCTGGTCGAGAACGCCGCGCGCATGGAGAAGGTCGTGCGCCGCGAGATGGATCGGCTGACCGCCAAGCACCCGAGCCTGAAGGAAGGCCGCGTGATCGGCCTGTTCGGCATGATGGACGTGCAGAAGAACAGCCGTGGCGACTTGATCGCGCCCTACAACGGCAGCCACCCGGCCATGGGCAAGCTCGCCAAGTTCTTCGAGCAGGAGGGCCTCTTCACCTTCGTGCGCTGGTCGAGCTTCACCTGCAACCCGCCGCTCACCATCACGGAGGAGCAGTTGATGGAGGGCTTCGCCATCGTGGACAAGGGGCTCGAGATCACGGACGAGGTCTTCGAGGGGTGA
- a CDS encoding serine/threonine protein kinase produces MSGPQQIQKRSLLVRQLREERRTRDRAGLHINLWLSLVAAIALQLTVDKDAKHWLLTLTVVVNAVVTAIVLAATPREKQLDPWWIVVLALLATAATLAATVQLGLLSPVTALFPVIIFYHSLDDSPFIARVAYVSASLGYLVLAILSLAGALPLTESVIAISKENPRAIVGFTVMLEAVFFGTYVMARRNRRATRAVMDRLEQASRQVLQGDALLTEARAELRRALTGARLGRWSGEQLSGYVLEEVIGRGGMADVYAARHLEGGPSAAVKVLHSHHVGDADQVARFLREAAAAASLVSPHVVRVLHADRAPDGTPYLVTELLRGRDLAAILREESRLDVPATADLLSHVGRGLEVARQAGIVHRDLKPNNVFRAEGEAGPPLWKILDFGVASILSEGSELTRGQAVGTPSYMSPEQARGEAVDHRADVFALGAIAYRALTGQPAFTGGDPTSTLYRVVHVQPVQPSLLADVSPDLDRVLALGLAKDRERRFDSAATLARAFRDALNGELSTPLRQAADALLAAEPWTIPSAEVASGLTPRRPRP; encoded by the coding sequence GTGTCTGGGCCCCAGCAGATCCAGAAGCGCTCGCTCTTGGTGCGGCAGCTCCGCGAGGAGCGCCGGACCCGCGATCGCGCCGGCCTGCACATCAACCTGTGGCTGAGCTTGGTCGCGGCGATTGCGCTGCAGCTCACCGTGGACAAGGACGCCAAGCACTGGCTCTTGACTCTCACGGTCGTGGTCAACGCCGTCGTCACGGCGATCGTCCTGGCGGCGACCCCGCGGGAAAAGCAGCTCGATCCTTGGTGGATCGTCGTCCTGGCGTTGCTCGCCACGGCTGCGACGTTGGCCGCGACCGTGCAGCTCGGGTTGCTCTCACCGGTGACGGCGTTGTTCCCGGTGATCATCTTCTACCACTCGCTCGACGACTCGCCCTTCATCGCGCGGGTCGCCTACGTGAGCGCTTCGCTCGGATACCTGGTTCTCGCCATCTTGAGCCTCGCCGGCGCACTGCCTCTCACCGAGTCGGTGATCGCCATCAGCAAGGAGAACCCACGCGCCATCGTCGGCTTCACGGTCATGCTGGAGGCCGTCTTCTTCGGAACCTACGTGATGGCGCGCCGCAACCGGCGGGCCACCCGCGCCGTGATGGATCGCCTCGAGCAGGCCAGTCGCCAGGTGCTGCAGGGTGACGCTTTGCTCACCGAGGCCCGCGCCGAGCTGCGTCGAGCGCTGACGGGCGCGAGGCTCGGGCGCTGGAGCGGCGAGCAGCTGTCGGGCTACGTGCTCGAGGAAGTCATCGGTCGTGGTGGCATGGCGGACGTGTACGCCGCGCGCCACCTGGAGGGTGGGCCCAGCGCGGCGGTGAAGGTGCTCCACTCGCACCACGTGGGTGATGCCGATCAGGTGGCGCGGTTCCTGCGCGAAGCGGCGGCGGCCGCGTCGCTGGTGTCCCCCCACGTGGTGCGCGTGCTGCACGCGGACAGGGCGCCCGACGGCACGCCCTATCTCGTCACCGAGCTGCTCCGGGGTCGCGATCTCGCGGCGATCCTCCGCGAGGAGAGCCGGCTCGACGTGCCCGCCACGGCCGACCTGCTCAGCCACGTCGGGCGCGGGCTCGAGGTGGCTCGCCAGGCGGGGATCGTGCACCGCGATCTCAAGCCCAACAACGTCTTCCGTGCCGAAGGCGAGGCCGGGCCGCCGCTGTGGAAGATCCTCGATTTCGGCGTGGCGTCGATCCTGAGCGAAGGCAGCGAGCTGACCCGGGGGCAGGCCGTCGGAACTCCCAGCTACATGTCGCCCGAGCAGGCGCGTGGAGAGGCCGTCGATCATCGGGCCGACGTCTTCGCCTTGGGCGCCATCGCGTATCGCGCGCTGACCGGACAGCCGGCGTTCACCGGCGGCGACCCGACCTCGACCCTCTACCGGGTGGTCCACGTGCAGCCCGTCCAGCCGTCGCTGCTCGCGGACGTATCGCCGGACCTGGACCGCGTGCTCGCGCTGGGCCTGGCGAAGGATCGCGAGCGACGCTTCGACTCGGCGGCGACGCTGGCTCGAGCGTTCCGCGACGCGCTGAATGGCGAGCTCTCGACGCCGCTGCGCCAGGCAGCGGATGCGCTGCTCGCGGCGGAGCCTTGGACGATTCCGAGCGCCGAGGTGGCCTCGGGGCTCACCCCTCGAAGACCTCGTCCGTGA
- a CDS encoding VCBS repeat-containing protein: protein MTRRAIAGWLVFGSLALTSPASATGGDGWPAMAHDAKRTARSAGVGAISASPAVAWKRPVGGALAESQVATHDIDGDGAKDVVMVSAGSIVARRANDSQIWKSENIGARKVIAVANLDGQGPPEVVATGASPLGLYVLNAQTGATLWYKATGTIAIDALVVPNGTGGQRVFLAEQLGTLIGYSFTTPVGTQIWQSVTSPWSVDMAAGDLDGDGKPELIRGHDRGFVAYDAATGAVRCEQSNLVTGTIAPTYFPAFSSLDVDGDNRAEVVLYDYSYYYSEDAGVFVVSCNGAGSVLTPALRWKDQYVTDVTSGPGNDVEVKQVRYLGDAVANLDGAGALEIVYSVWDAVSGTWTTHVRNAATGALLASKAGEVLEGVADVDGDGKPDVLMREANGVGSFPKPFFSKLKGYTFTGSALADKGWFLDGARAATVSARRYALVTGGAGQVLARQNVNGAGDAAAEAYVFQKAAAASITDARPGALLAVHGSDGLILYKYAFPDGITGAVHLLDQNISASAAPAQSLVMLTDGGLRVLDNQLLQKNELRPGNHSKLVSVASLDGTNNRIFAVESSDALVAIDGTLLDTKGVPVTSWKMADAAQPEGRGYVNAPGLVQPKAAGGARLIVRGHSTASYEETALVALEANGTEAWKKDIGAGRSVAGFDNFELLDDLDGDGTLDFFLTELDPKSEQQLVIKKGADGSNLVTRPVGDLFPPSGVYLQGHAAADINGDGKLDVVSALHGQWFVGIDVSKAGTGVPAQGFVQLFRTANGPNGQAMVGQLDADTEIDLVRTASQNAFGALERRSLAGAVEASYTPPTGSVAGSDANTSALMRRPGVAGAEDLVWSGMAGNALGGVARINGASMTEVWFVYLAAGAVHPKASPPAKRAAVYSPIAVDLDGDGDDEVVLGSDDGYLYALNGADGTLVWSLPLGAPVVHTIAADLDKDDKIELLCALDDGTLVALDATGAYVNDVQPDPPDAGTGGAGGSGGAGASGGSAGSDAGVGASGGASSGGSGGAGTGGSASGGKAGSSGSGDDGGCGCRAAGSGSSGLSLIALGLLIGLLRRRQGKAQIS, encoded by the coding sequence ATGACGCGCCGTGCGATCGCGGGCTGGTTGGTATTCGGTTCCTTGGCTCTGACCTCCCCGGCCTCCGCCACCGGCGGCGACGGCTGGCCCGCCATGGCCCACGACGCGAAGCGCACTGCGCGCTCCGCCGGGGTCGGGGCCATCAGCGCCTCGCCGGCCGTGGCCTGGAAGCGGCCCGTGGGTGGCGCGCTCGCCGAAAGCCAGGTCGCTACGCACGACATCGACGGCGACGGCGCCAAAGACGTGGTGATGGTGTCCGCGGGCTCCATCGTGGCGCGGCGCGCGAACGACAGCCAGATCTGGAAGAGCGAGAACATCGGCGCGCGCAAGGTGATCGCCGTGGCGAACCTGGACGGCCAGGGGCCGCCGGAGGTGGTCGCGACGGGCGCGAGCCCGCTGGGTCTGTACGTGCTGAACGCGCAGACCGGCGCGACGCTCTGGTACAAGGCCACGGGCACCATCGCCATCGACGCGCTCGTGGTGCCGAACGGCACGGGCGGGCAACGCGTATTCCTGGCCGAGCAGCTCGGCACGCTCATCGGCTACTCGTTCACGACGCCGGTCGGCACGCAGATCTGGCAGAGCGTGACCTCGCCCTGGTCCGTGGACATGGCGGCCGGTGATCTGGACGGCGACGGCAAGCCCGAGCTCATCCGCGGTCACGACCGCGGCTTCGTCGCCTACGACGCCGCCACCGGCGCGGTGCGCTGCGAGCAGTCGAACCTGGTGACCGGCACGATCGCCCCGACGTATTTCCCCGCGTTCTCCAGCCTGGACGTGGACGGTGACAATCGGGCGGAGGTGGTGCTGTACGACTACAGCTACTACTACAGCGAAGACGCCGGCGTATTCGTGGTGTCGTGCAACGGCGCGGGCAGCGTGCTGACGCCCGCGCTGCGCTGGAAGGACCAGTACGTCACGGACGTGACGAGCGGCCCCGGCAACGACGTGGAGGTGAAGCAGGTCCGCTACCTGGGGGACGCGGTGGCGAACCTGGACGGCGCGGGCGCGCTCGAGATCGTCTACTCGGTTTGGGACGCGGTGAGCGGCACCTGGACCACGCACGTGAGGAACGCCGCCACCGGCGCTCTGCTGGCCAGCAAGGCGGGCGAGGTGCTCGAGGGCGTGGCCGACGTGGACGGGGACGGGAAGCCGGACGTGCTGATGCGGGAGGCCAACGGCGTCGGCAGCTTCCCGAAGCCGTTCTTCAGCAAGCTCAAGGGCTACACGTTCACGGGCTCGGCGCTCGCGGACAAGGGCTGGTTCTTGGACGGCGCCCGGGCGGCGACGGTCAGCGCGCGGCGCTACGCCCTGGTGACCGGCGGGGCGGGCCAGGTACTGGCGCGGCAGAACGTGAACGGCGCGGGCGACGCGGCGGCGGAGGCCTACGTGTTCCAGAAGGCCGCGGCGGCGTCCATCACCGACGCGCGCCCGGGTGCGCTCCTGGCGGTGCACGGCTCCGACGGGCTCATCCTGTACAAGTACGCCTTCCCGGACGGGATCACCGGCGCGGTGCACCTGCTCGATCAGAACATCAGCGCGAGTGCGGCTCCGGCCCAGTCGCTGGTGATGCTCACCGACGGTGGCCTGCGCGTGCTCGACAACCAGCTCTTGCAGAAGAACGAGCTCCGGCCCGGCAACCATTCGAAGCTCGTCAGCGTGGCGAGCCTGGACGGCACGAACAACCGCATCTTCGCCGTGGAATCCAGTGACGCGCTGGTGGCGATCGACGGCACGCTGCTCGACACCAAGGGCGTGCCCGTCACCTCCTGGAAGATGGCGGACGCGGCGCAGCCGGAGGGGCGCGGCTACGTGAACGCGCCCGGCCTGGTCCAGCCCAAGGCGGCGGGCGGCGCGCGCCTGATCGTGCGCGGCCACTCGACCGCGAGCTACGAAGAGACTGCGCTCGTGGCGCTGGAGGCGAACGGCACGGAGGCCTGGAAGAAGGACATCGGCGCCGGGCGCTCGGTGGCGGGCTTCGACAACTTCGAGCTGCTCGACGATCTCGACGGCGACGGCACGCTCGACTTCTTCCTGACCGAGCTCGACCCGAAGAGCGAGCAGCAGCTCGTGATCAAGAAGGGCGCCGACGGCAGCAACCTGGTCACGCGCCCGGTGGGCGACCTGTTCCCGCCGAGCGGCGTGTACCTGCAAGGCCACGCCGCGGCCGACATCAACGGCGACGGCAAGCTCGACGTCGTCTCGGCGCTGCACGGCCAGTGGTTCGTCGGCATCGACGTGTCGAAGGCCGGCACCGGCGTGCCGGCGCAGGGCTTCGTGCAGCTCTTCCGCACCGCCAACGGCCCGAACGGGCAGGCGATGGTCGGGCAGCTGGACGCCGACACCGAGATCGACCTGGTGCGCACCGCGTCGCAGAACGCCTTCGGTGCCCTGGAGCGGCGCTCGCTCGCGGGCGCGGTGGAGGCGAGCTACACGCCGCCCACCGGCTCGGTCGCGGGCTCGGACGCGAACACCTCCGCGCTGATGCGCCGCCCGGGCGTGGCGGGCGCCGAAGACCTGGTCTGGTCCGGCATGGCGGGCAACGCCCTGGGCGGCGTCGCGCGCATCAACGGCGCGAGCATGACCGAGGTCTGGTTCGTGTACCTGGCGGCGGGTGCCGTGCACCCGAAGGCCTCGCCGCCGGCCAAGCGTGCGGCCGTGTATTCGCCCATCGCGGTCGATCTGGACGGCGACGGCGACGACGAGGTCGTGCTCGGCTCCGACGACGGCTACCTGTACGCCCTCAATGGTGCGGACGGTACGCTGGTCTGGTCGCTGCCCTTGGGCGCGCCCGTGGTGCACACCATCGCGGCGGATCTCGACAAGGACGACAAGATCGAGCTGCTCTGTGCGCTCGACGACGGCACCCTGGTCGCGCTCGACGCGACCGGCGCCTACGTAAACGACGTGCAGCCCGATCCTCCGGACGCGGGCACCGGCGGCGCGGGCGGCAGCGGTGGTGCAGGCGCGAGCGGTGGCAGCGCGGGCAGCGACGCCGGGGTGGGCGCGAGCGGCGGCGCGTCGAGCGGTGGCAGCGGTGGCGCCGGCACGGGTGGTAGCGCCAGCGGCGGCAAGGCGGGCAGCTCGGGCTCGGGCGACGACGGCGGTTGCGGCTGCCGCGCGGCGGGCTCGGGGAGCTCGGGCCTCTCGCTGATCGCCCTCGGGCTCTTGATCGGTCTCTTGCGGCGACGTCAGGGCAAAGCCCAGATCTCGTAG
- a CDS encoding IS66 family transposase: MTRPLRAADAALFQDALVESVIGLDQTSWKRLDDKTKKPWQMWCVTTPRAVVHRIRKDKGKDTFTELVGAYRGVIVCDAAQTHEAGARESEHIHLAGCWAHAYRKFEEAAPDHPEAHLAMKWIGQLYEVDDRAGDDLGAKAELRRTESRAVLDQMKTWLWSQAVLKTLSIGKAAAYVIANWERLTRFVDDARIPLDNNATERGIRGPVVGRRNHFGSKSERGTQVAATFYSLIETAKLHGINPAAYLLEAIRAADRGEVLLPWQMPR; the protein is encoded by the coding sequence CTGACACGCCCGCTCCGGGCGGCAGACGCCGCGCTGTTCCAAGACGCGCTCGTCGAATCCGTGATCGGACTCGACCAGACGAGCTGGAAGCGACTCGACGACAAGACCAAGAAGCCCTGGCAGATGTGGTGCGTGACGACTCCGAGAGCGGTCGTCCATCGCATTCGCAAGGACAAGGGCAAGGACACGTTCACCGAGCTCGTCGGTGCCTACCGCGGAGTCATCGTCTGCGACGCAGCGCAGACCCACGAGGCAGGCGCACGTGAGAGCGAGCACATCCACCTCGCGGGATGCTGGGCGCATGCCTACCGAAAATTCGAGGAGGCGGCCCCCGATCATCCTGAAGCGCATCTGGCGATGAAGTGGATCGGCCAGCTCTACGAAGTTGACGATCGTGCCGGCGACGATCTCGGCGCGAAAGCCGAGCTGCGTCGCACGGAATCCCGAGCGGTGCTCGACCAGATGAAGACGTGGCTCTGGAGCCAGGCCGTGCTCAAGACGCTGAGCATCGGCAAGGCGGCAGCGTACGTGATCGCGAACTGGGAGCGCCTGACGCGCTTCGTTGACGACGCCCGGATCCCCCTCGACAACAACGCGACGGAGCGCGGGATCCGTGGCCCCGTCGTCGGACGTCGCAACCACTTCGGGTCGAAGTCCGAACGCGGCACCCAGGTCGCCGCGACCTTCTACTCGCTGATCGAGACGGCGAAGCTCCACGGCATCAATCCAGCCGCGTACCTGCTCGAGGCGATCAGGGCCGCCGACCGCGGCGAAGTGCTCCTGCCCTGGCAGATGCCCCGCTGA
- a CDS encoding helix-turn-helix domain-containing protein translates to MLDHRSVKLGPRGFACFSHLLERRGRWVKAEEIMRAVFHTHHAVNSAVVRVLIARMRETLGDLAWVLEGREGFGYRVVLRRDSTPGRLRLPHARYHARKRSLE, encoded by the coding sequence GTGCTCGACCATCGAAGCGTCAAGCTCGGCCCGCGAGGCTTCGCCTGCTTCTCCCACCTGCTCGAAAGGCGAGGTCGCTGGGTGAAGGCCGAGGAGATCATGCGGGCTGTCTTCCACACGCACCATGCGGTGAACTCCGCGGTCGTGCGGGTCCTCATTGCGCGGATGCGAGAGACTCTCGGCGACCTGGCCTGGGTCCTCGAGGGCAGGGAGGGATTCGGCTATCGCGTCGTCCTTCGCCGCGACTCGACGCCAGGTCGGCTGCGCTTGCCGCATGCTCGCTACCACGCGCGGAAGAGGAGCTTGGAGTGA
- a CDS encoding DUF2079 domain-containing protein: MAAGLTRASRVLALSLLLGVALATWVIFTFGGGWVSPFLSGNELEMPRRMSLIKWTLGSGVAAALLGVAALVVARVKRWPAEAVEKALWLLSPLILLGFIPQVFRAKPWVNRHDVLLALVLSLALATEVLTTRSLAHVPEAFTRLWARIRDKAPAFWHKHGPLVVVLVGVAGYVAFMAFFNLRWHYKLRTHNFDLAIDNNLIFRAMHGAHMESTVTHGNAPGQYLAAHAKLGQYVILPVYALFPKPETLIVIQGFLLGAGALPLFGFARRHVSDWAASLIALSYLAYYPLHCANFVESKYLSLSIFFVLATFWAAERKKWVLFALAFVAATLMREDIPIGLATGGVMLLLTGHRPIAGAIMAVVSVSWFLTLRAIMDRAGSWWFPGMYKGLWSPGEQGYGSVLKTVLSNPLFVLNEVLEKEKLQYLLHLLVPIVLLPARRWYLWAAFIPGTVLTLFVTDYKPIFGFSFQYTAHWIPYLFLAVPLALAAIAKTGSDGPIRARAALVAMGLASAALSYNFGAFARRPDSVRGGYFHIEFTFSDAERKRYADLQSVIAELPKDASVVATENVGPHVSSRTHMYAMRRGIYDADYILAAKNELDFEETRKLFTEAVKSNRYGVVKRAGDFVLLKKGADAKDNPPLVTDFKL, from the coding sequence TTGGCTGCCGGGCTCACGCGTGCGAGCCGCGTGCTCGCGCTCTCGCTACTGCTTGGTGTCGCGCTCGCGACCTGGGTCATTTTCACCTTCGGCGGTGGCTGGGTCTCGCCCTTCCTGTCCGGCAACGAGCTCGAAATGCCGCGGCGCATGAGCCTGATCAAGTGGACGCTCGGGTCAGGCGTCGCAGCCGCGCTGCTCGGCGTGGCTGCGCTGGTGGTGGCGCGGGTGAAGCGCTGGCCGGCCGAGGCCGTCGAGAAGGCGCTCTGGCTCCTGTCCCCACTGATCCTGCTCGGCTTCATCCCGCAGGTGTTCCGCGCCAAGCCTTGGGTGAACCGGCACGACGTTCTGCTGGCGCTCGTCCTCAGCCTGGCACTCGCCACGGAAGTGCTCACGACCCGCTCGCTCGCTCACGTCCCCGAGGCGTTCACGCGACTCTGGGCGCGCATCCGGGACAAGGCGCCGGCCTTCTGGCACAAGCATGGGCCCCTGGTGGTCGTGCTGGTCGGCGTGGCTGGATACGTCGCGTTCATGGCCTTCTTCAACCTGCGCTGGCACTACAAGCTCAGGACGCACAACTTCGATCTGGCCATCGACAACAACCTGATCTTCAGAGCGATGCACGGCGCTCACATGGAGAGCACCGTCACCCACGGCAACGCCCCCGGGCAATACCTGGCGGCTCACGCCAAGCTCGGGCAATACGTCATCTTGCCGGTCTATGCGCTCTTTCCGAAGCCCGAGACGCTGATCGTCATCCAGGGTTTCCTGCTCGGTGCGGGGGCGCTGCCGCTGTTTGGCTTCGCACGCCGGCACGTCTCGGACTGGGCCGCGTCGCTCATCGCCCTCTCCTACCTGGCATACTACCCGCTCCACTGCGCGAACTTCGTCGAGTCGAAGTACCTGTCGCTGTCGATCTTCTTCGTGCTCGCCACGTTCTGGGCTGCCGAGCGCAAGAAGTGGGTGCTGTTCGCGCTGGCCTTCGTCGCGGCCACGTTGATGCGCGAAGACATCCCCATCGGGTTGGCCACGGGCGGCGTGATGCTGCTCTTGACCGGGCACCGACCCATCGCCGGCGCGATCATGGCGGTGGTCTCCGTCTCGTGGTTCCTGACCCTGCGCGCGATCATGGACCGGGCCGGAAGCTGGTGGTTCCCGGGCATGTACAAAGGCCTCTGGTCCCCCGGCGAGCAGGGCTACGGCAGCGTGCTCAAGACCGTCCTCTCGAACCCGCTCTTCGTGTTGAACGAAGTGCTGGAGAAGGAGAAGCTCCAGTACCTCCTTCACCTGCTCGTGCCCATCGTGCTCCTGCCGGCGCGGCGCTGGTACCTGTGGGCCGCGTTCATTCCGGGCACGGTGCTCACCCTGTTCGTCACCGACTACAAGCCGATCTTCGGCTTTTCGTTCCAGTACACCGCTCACTGGATCCCCTACCTGTTTCTGGCCGTCCCGCTGGCGCTAGCCGCCATCGCCAAGACTGGGAGCGACGGGCCAATTCGCGCGCGCGCTGCGCTCGTGGCCATGGGGCTCGCGAGCGCGGCGCTCAGCTACAATTTCGGGGCCTTCGCGCGCCGACCGGACAGCGTGCGCGGCGGCTACTTCCACATCGAGTTCACGTTCAGCGACGCCGAGCGCAAGCGCTACGCAGACTTGCAGAGCGTAATCGCCGAGCTGCCGAAGGACGCCTCCGTCGTCGCCACGGAAAACGTGGGGCCCCACGTCTCGTCTCGCACGCACATGTATGCGATGCGGCGTGGCATCTACGACGCGGACTACATCCTGGCGGCGAAGAACGAGCTCGACTTCGAGGAAACGCGCAAGCTCTTCACGGAGGCGGTGAAGTCCAACCGCTATGGTGTCGTCAAGCGGGCCGGCGACTTCGTGCTGCTGAAGAAAGGCGCGGACGCGAAGGACAATCCGCCACTGGTGACGGACTTCAAGCTCTGA